The Aequorivita sublithincola DSM 14238 genome window below encodes:
- a CDS encoding phosphatase PAP2 family protein produces MKQSLLTFIKKFQDFLQQTFRKNNPKLPYVITILVALIIVVAGLNIFIELTETLKEEILANYDQQISNYIISFRNPSLTRYFIFMTNVGDIYGYLVVLVLALCISWFFFKNWRYVAQTVLVLMLASISNVMLKRFIDRARPGIEHLVSVETLSYPSGHAMSAMAFYGFLIYIFYRFKMNNWLKYGIILLLVFIILSIGISRIYLGVHFPSDIAGGYIAGLIWVFFCILIFNLVEVFRRDPKT; encoded by the coding sequence ATGAAACAATCTCTTTTAACATTTATAAAAAAGTTTCAAGATTTTCTGCAACAAACTTTCAGAAAGAACAATCCAAAACTTCCTTATGTAATTACGATTTTAGTAGCCCTAATAATTGTAGTAGCTGGACTAAACATCTTTATTGAGCTTACTGAGACTTTAAAAGAAGAAATCCTTGCCAACTACGATCAACAAATTTCAAACTATATTATTTCATTTCGCAACCCGTCACTCACGCGGTATTTTATTTTTATGACTAATGTGGGAGATATTTATGGTTATTTAGTTGTACTAGTTTTGGCCCTGTGTATTTCGTGGTTCTTTTTTAAAAACTGGCGTTATGTAGCCCAAACGGTACTGGTTTTGATGCTGGCGTCAATTTCCAACGTTATGCTTAAACGATTTATTGATCGAGCAAGACCTGGAATTGAACATTTGGTTTCCGTGGAAACACTGAGTTATCCCAGCGGCCACGCAATGAGCGCTATGGCTTTTTACGGTTTTTTGATTTATATTTTTTATAGGTTTAAAATGAACAACTGGCTTAAATATGGTATAATCCTACTTCTGGTTTTTATCATTTTGAGCATTGGCATAAGCCGAATTTATCTAGGGGTACACTTTCCTTCAGACATTGCCGGTGGCTATATTGCAGGACTAATTTGGGTCTTTTTCTGTATTTTGATTTTTAACTTGGTTGAGGTTTTTCGGCGAGATCCAAAAACATAA
- a CDS encoding M1 family metallopeptidase: MKLSGGLFLLFFFIFLTAKSQYDPSKIFVTDLYQYKGDNIRSASGKPSSGYWQNEADYTVKASFNVENMLLKGDVTIDYSNNSPDQLDALWLQMDQNTEKTESRGNKLQNPNSKPDSSKGFDISKIRLLKDGKWNEVPFIVDGTRMQIRLKNSVQPKEKIQLAIDYSYTLQPESGGWRSGYMDSEDGKIFEFSYWYPRMCVYDDYYGWNTLPFIGSGEMYLDYGTIDYQITVPADQVVVGAGDLINEKNILNSKTLQRLEQARNSDKTVFIRTKDELNKPVTKSVNGTVTWHFRMENTRDVAWAMSSGYVWDAAKINLPDGKTALAQSVYPVTSTKNKRAWARSTEMLKFSVENFSTKWFKYPYPVATCVAGSVGGMEFPSLAFNYWDVEPYDMFLLASHEIGHTWYPMIVGSDERRHPFMDEGFNTFIDIYAHDDFNGGEFAPKRDGEYAPGGGNPAHEIVKVIEDTKNGPTLMTPTDDQDHKYVHPLAYFKSAFGLVLLREVILGHDKFDYSFRQYTKEWAYKHPKPEDFFRSIDNSSGEDLTWFWNGWFYHNWQLDQAVTKMEYTEGKEANGATITVTNNQQMVMPILVSVEESNGKKHTFTVPVEIWKFGKDASFHVNTTSKITHIVLDAENQLPDMDRSNNEWKG; the protein is encoded by the coding sequence ATGAAACTTTCCGGAGGATTGTTCCTGCTGTTCTTTTTCATCTTCCTAACAGCAAAATCTCAGTACGATCCCTCAAAAATCTTTGTCACAGATTTGTACCAATACAAAGGCGATAATATTAGGAGCGCAAGTGGAAAACCCAGTTCCGGCTATTGGCAAAACGAAGCAGATTATACGGTAAAGGCCTCTTTCAACGTTGAAAATATGCTTCTAAAGGGCGACGTCACTATAGATTATTCAAACAACAGTCCCGACCAACTCGATGCGCTTTGGCTACAAATGGATCAAAACACTGAAAAGACTGAATCACGGGGAAATAAACTGCAAAACCCAAATAGTAAGCCCGATTCTTCCAAAGGCTTTGATATTAGCAAAATAAGACTTTTAAAAGATGGTAAATGGAATGAAGTTCCTTTCATTGTAGATGGAACAAGAATGCAGATACGTTTGAAGAACAGTGTACAACCTAAGGAGAAAATACAATTGGCGATTGATTATTCGTACACACTTCAACCCGAAAGTGGCGGATGGCGCTCGGGTTATATGGATTCTGAGGACGGCAAGATATTCGAATTCTCCTATTGGTATCCGCGAATGTGTGTTTATGATGATTATTACGGATGGAACACGCTCCCTTTTATAGGTAGCGGCGAAATGTATCTAGATTATGGCACCATTGATTACCAAATAACCGTTCCTGCAGACCAAGTGGTTGTGGGTGCCGGTGACTTAATAAATGAAAAGAACATTTTAAATAGCAAAACTTTACAGCGACTTGAACAAGCAAGAAATTCTGATAAAACGGTTTTTATAAGAACTAAAGACGAATTAAATAAGCCAGTCACAAAATCCGTAAATGGTACGGTTACGTGGCATTTCAGAATGGAAAATACGCGCGATGTTGCTTGGGCAATGTCCAGCGGTTATGTTTGGGACGCTGCCAAAATCAATCTTCCCGATGGTAAAACAGCTTTGGCACAATCTGTTTATCCAGTAACTTCTACTAAAAATAAAAGAGCTTGGGCCAGATCTACCGAAATGCTAAAGTTCTCTGTAGAGAATTTTTCCACGAAATGGTTTAAATACCCTTATCCGGTTGCTACTTGTGTAGCAGGTTCTGTGGGCGGGATGGAGTTCCCAAGTTTGGCTTTCAATTATTGGGATGTGGAGCCTTACGATATGTTTTTATTGGCTTCCCACGAAATTGGGCACACTTGGTACCCAATGATTGTAGGATCTGATGAACGTCGTCATCCCTTTATGGATGAAGGTTTTAATACGTTTATTGATATATATGCACATGATGATTTTAACGGAGGCGAATTTGCTCCAAAGCGCGATGGCGAATACGCACCAGGCGGAGGAAACCCTGCCCATGAAATCGTGAAAGTTATTGAAGACACCAAAAACGGTCCCACTTTGATGACGCCAACGGACGACCAAGATCATAAATATGTACATCCATTGGCCTATTTTAAATCTGCTTTTGGATTAGTGCTTTTACGCGAAGTAATTTTAGGTCATGATAAATTTGATTATTCTTTTAGACAATACACAAAAGAGTGGGCCTACAAACACCCAAAGCCTGAAGACTTTTTCAGAAGTATAGACAATAGCTCGGGAGAAGATCTTACTTGGTTTTGGAACGGTTGGTTTTATCATAATTGGCAGTTAGACCAAGCCGTTACTAAAATGGAATATACAGAAGGCAAGGAAGCTAATGGCGCCACGATTACCGTAACCAATAATCAGCAAATGGTAATGCCTATTTTAGTTTCTGTTGAAGAAAGCAACGGGAAAAAACATACGTTTACCGTTCCTGTGGAAATCTGGAAGTTTGGGAAAGATGCTTCATTTCATGTGAATACCACTTCAAAAATAACGCACATTGTTTTAGACGCTGAAAATCAATTACCGGATATGGATAGGAGTAATAATGAGTGGAAGGGGTAA
- a CDS encoding glycosyltransferase, with product MKKLLIIGHTFPEPSTTAAGSRMMQLLKLFKEENYQITLASTAAISERTVNLKNQNISVKNILLNDASFDEFVKELNPEIVIFDRYITEEQFGWRVSEHCPDALKILDTEDLHFLRKAREEAIKDNKPVSEANLFSEITKRELASILRCDLSLIISEYEMELLQNTFKISSEILYYLPFLIETISEEKTISSFIERQNFLAIGNLLHAPNVDSVLQLKQLWPKIKKQLQNAELHIYGAYAPQQILQLNNKKEGFIIKGWAESIESLMKTYRLQLAPLRFGAGLKGKFLDAMRFGLPSVTTEIGAEGMHDEFRFGGAITNSNAAFINISVKLYLDENLWEEAQNSGFEIIRKRFQKELFSEDFKNRIRFLEANLENHRENNFFGQILQHHTLQSTKYMSKWIEVKSK from the coding sequence TTGAAGAAACTTCTCATTATTGGCCACACTTTTCCTGAACCCAGCACCACTGCTGCGGGAAGCAGAATGATGCAGTTGCTAAAACTGTTTAAGGAAGAAAATTACCAAATCACTTTAGCAAGTACTGCTGCAATTTCTGAACGAACAGTCAATCTGAAAAATCAGAACATTTCAGTAAAAAATATTCTGTTGAATGACGCTTCATTTGATGAATTTGTAAAAGAACTAAATCCTGAAATCGTAATTTTTGACCGTTATATTACGGAAGAACAATTCGGGTGGCGCGTTTCTGAACATTGTCCGGATGCTCTCAAAATTCTCGATACGGAGGATTTGCATTTCTTAAGAAAGGCTAGGGAAGAAGCTATTAAAGATAACAAACCAGTTTCCGAAGCAAACCTTTTTTCAGAAATTACAAAGCGAGAACTTGCTAGTATTTTACGTTGCGACCTTTCGCTTATCATTTCAGAATACGAAATGGAACTACTTCAAAACACGTTCAAGATTTCTTCTGAAATACTTTATTATTTACCGTTTTTGATTGAAACTATTTCCGAAGAAAAAACTATCTCTTCTTTTATAGAACGTCAAAATTTTCTCGCTATCGGTAATCTTTTACACGCCCCCAATGTAGATTCTGTTTTGCAGTTGAAACAACTTTGGCCTAAAATAAAAAAACAATTGCAGAATGCAGAACTTCACATTTACGGTGCTTATGCGCCACAACAAATTCTTCAACTTAATAATAAAAAGGAAGGTTTCATCATAAAAGGTTGGGCGGAGAGTATTGAAAGTTTAATGAAAACTTATCGGCTTCAACTTGCGCCACTTCGCTTTGGCGCAGGATTGAAAGGTAAATTTTTAGATGCGATGCGTTTTGGTTTGCCTTCCGTAACTACTGAAATTGGGGCAGAAGGAATGCATGACGAATTTCGATTTGGAGGTGCGATTACTAATTCAAACGCAGCTTTCATTAATATTTCGGTTAAACTATATTTGGATGAAAATCTTTGGGAAGAAGCGCAGAATAGTGGTTTCGAAATTATTCGAAAACGTTTTCAAAAAGAACTGTTTTCTGAAGATTTCAAAAATCGTATCCGTTTTCTTGAAGCAAATCTTGAAAACCACCGTGAAAATAACTTTTTCGGACAAATTCTTCAGCACCATACGTTGCAAAGCACAAAATATATGAGCAAGTGGATTGAAGTAAAGAGCAAGTGA
- a CDS encoding putative quinol monooxygenase, translating to MKKLGLLATLKAKSGKETEVEEFIKGAVELARKEDKTLTWYSFKIDNNTFGIFDTFENEEGRAAHLNGDIAKALMENAEKLLSEDPKIQMIDILSSK from the coding sequence ATGAAAAAGTTAGGATTATTGGCTACTCTAAAAGCCAAAAGTGGAAAAGAAACTGAGGTTGAAGAATTTATTAAGGGTGCTGTAGAATTGGCCCGTAAAGAAGATAAAACGCTCACCTGGTACAGTTTTAAAATAGATAATAACACCTTTGGAATTTTTGATACCTTTGAAAATGAAGAAGGTCGCGCCGCACACCTTAACGGTGATATTGCCAAAGCATTGATGGAAAATGCAGAAAAATTGCTTTCCGAAGATCCAAAAATTCAAATGATTGATATCCTTTCCTCTAAATAG
- a CDS encoding M14 family metallopeptidase, whose product MKRYFSILFLVFPVLVFAQLKAPSEFLGYEIGTQFSRHADVVSYFEHVSANSKMVKYFDYGKTNERRRLTYAVISSEENIANLEQIRTDNLKNIGVLDGSSSPEKAIVWLSYNVHGNEASSSEAAMNTVYKLITEHSDWLENTVIIMDPGVNPDGRDRYVNWYNQVKASPYNSSRNATEHNEPWPGGRPNHYLFDLNRDWVWASQVETQQRLKIYNQWMPQIHVDFHEQYINNPYYFAPGAEPYHEIISDWQREFQNKIGKNNAKYFDKNGWLFFTRESFDLLYPSYGDTYPLFMGAIGMTYEQAGHGMAGLGIINDEEIELTLVDRVAHHTTAGLSTIEVASQQAASLNSEFKKFFKNDNLKYKSFVLKGNPDNLNSLTAMLDRHEIKYGYATGGTVTGFNYADNKKGSFNANGALVVSTNQPKGKMVQVLFEPNAALSTPLTYDITAWSLPYAFGLEGVASATLVPANNSAPSKTINNISSPTSAGYIAKWNSLQDAEFLSALLKTNIKVRFSENELGFGGNTFGRGSLIITRSDNKTNPEFDKTVTELANQMNRQLYASPTSFADKLTDFGSQYVHLIKNKKVAMLQGEGTSSLSYGALWHFFETQLKYPITSINTDDIGKIQWSDYDVLILPDGYYKSILKEDAFKTLEPWINKGGRVIAIGNAVSAFEGKEGFDLKENGDEKAEKENDTLGNMIPYAQRELESTKDFITGSIYKVKLDNTHPLAFGYGDTYYSLKLGNDSYKFLSDGYNVGYIEEPESVSGFSGEKAKASLKNSIVFAEAKKGRGSVIYMVDDVSFRSFWQNGKLFLANAIFFGGTGN is encoded by the coding sequence ATGAAGCGTTATTTTTCAATTTTATTTCTAGTTTTTCCTGTTCTTGTTTTTGCTCAATTGAAGGCTCCATCGGAGTTTTTGGGATATGAAATTGGAACTCAGTTTTCCCGCCATGCAGATGTTGTTTCATATTTTGAACACGTTTCAGCCAATAGCAAAATGGTGAAATATTTCGATTATGGAAAAACCAACGAACGTAGAAGATTAACCTACGCAGTAATTTCTTCCGAAGAAAATATTGCAAACCTTGAACAAATACGAACTGATAATTTAAAGAATATCGGCGTTTTAGACGGTTCATCATCTCCCGAAAAAGCAATTGTTTGGCTAAGCTACAACGTTCACGGTAACGAAGCAAGCAGCAGTGAAGCCGCAATGAACACGGTTTATAAATTGATTACAGAACATTCAGACTGGTTAGAAAACACAGTAATAATTATGGATCCGGGCGTTAATCCTGACGGTCGAGATCGTTATGTAAACTGGTACAACCAAGTAAAAGCTTCACCATATAATTCATCTCGTAATGCTACAGAACACAATGAACCGTGGCCAGGCGGAAGACCAAACCATTATCTCTTCGATTTAAACCGCGATTGGGTATGGGCGAGCCAAGTTGAAACCCAACAACGACTGAAAATTTATAATCAGTGGATGCCTCAAATTCATGTAGATTTTCACGAGCAATATATAAACAATCCTTATTATTTTGCGCCAGGAGCGGAACCTTACCACGAAATTATTAGCGATTGGCAACGCGAATTCCAAAACAAAATTGGAAAAAACAATGCTAAATATTTCGACAAAAACGGTTGGCTTTTCTTCACTCGTGAAAGTTTTGATTTGTTGTACCCAAGTTATGGTGATACCTATCCGCTCTTTATGGGCGCAATCGGAATGACTTATGAACAAGCTGGCCACGGAATGGCAGGTTTGGGAATTATAAATGATGAAGAAATTGAACTAACCCTTGTGGATCGCGTGGCGCATCACACCACTGCGGGACTTTCCACAATTGAGGTCGCTTCTCAACAAGCCGCATCTCTTAATTCTGAATTCAAAAAATTCTTTAAAAATGATAATTTAAAGTATAAAAGTTTTGTACTAAAAGGCAATCCTGACAACCTAAATTCCTTGACGGCAATGCTGGACCGCCACGAAATAAAGTACGGTTACGCAACTGGCGGCACTGTAACTGGTTTCAATTATGCTGATAATAAAAAAGGTTCTTTCAACGCAAATGGCGCTTTGGTTGTGAGCACAAATCAGCCAAAAGGTAAAATGGTACAGGTGCTTTTTGAACCGAATGCAGCGCTCTCAACGCCACTAACTTATGATATCACGGCATGGAGCCTTCCGTACGCTTTCGGACTGGAAGGAGTGGCGAGTGCAACTTTGGTTCCTGCGAATAACAGTGCACCGAGCAAAACAATTAATAATATTTCTTCTCCAACTTCGGCGGGATATATTGCGAAATGGAACAGTCTTCAAGATGCGGAATTTCTTTCAGCTTTGTTGAAAACAAATATTAAAGTACGCTTTTCAGAAAACGAACTTGGTTTTGGTGGCAACACTTTTGGACGCGGAAGTTTGATTATTACGCGAAGTGATAATAAAACGAATCCAGAATTTGACAAAACCGTGACAGAATTAGCAAACCAAATGAATCGTCAGTTGTACGCATCACCAACCAGTTTTGCAGATAAACTGACCGATTTTGGATCGCAATACGTTCATCTTATTAAAAATAAGAAAGTAGCTATGCTTCAAGGCGAAGGAACTTCTTCTCTAAGCTACGGCGCGCTTTGGCATTTTTTTGAAACGCAGTTAAAATACCCAATTACATCAATAAATACGGATGATATTGGTAAAATTCAGTGGAGCGACTACGATGTTTTGATTCTTCCTGACGGTTATTACAAATCCATTTTAAAAGAAGATGCTTTTAAAACCCTGGAACCTTGGATAAATAAAGGAGGAAGAGTAATTGCAATAGGCAATGCAGTAAGTGCTTTTGAAGGAAAGGAAGGTTTCGATTTAAAAGAGAATGGCGACGAAAAAGCTGAAAAGGAGAACGATACTTTAGGCAATATGATTCCTTACGCCCAACGCGAACTGGAAAGTACCAAAGATTTTATTACGGGCAGTATTTATAAAGTGAAGTTGGATAATACCCATCCGCTGGCATTTGGATATGGCGATACGTATTACAGTTTAAAACTTGGCAATGATTCCTATAAATTTTTAAGTGATGGCTATAACGTTGGCTATATAGAAGAACCCGAAAGTGTATCAGGATTTTCTGGGGAAAAGGCCAAAGCTTCATTAAAAAACTCCATCGTTTTTGCCGAAGCGAAAAAGGGTAGAGGTAGTGTAATTTATATGGTGGATGATGTTTCCTTTCGCTCCTTTTGGCAGAATGGGAAACTGTTTTTGGCGAATGCTATTTTCTTTGGAGGTACTGGGAATTAG
- a CDS encoding MATE family efflux transporter, with translation MALSDYTREFKYNTKLATPVILGMLGHQVVALVDNIMVGQLGSAELAAVSLGNSFMFVAMSIGVGFSTAITPLVAEADGEGNRAKGKSSFKHGLFLCIILGLALFGIVMAAKPLMYVMSQPPEVVDLAMPYLTLVAASLVPLIIFQGFKQFSDGLSMTRFPMYATIIANLVNVLLNYMFIFGKFGAPEMGVVGAAIGTLVSRVVMVGYLWYLLSRKEKSRFFVTNIKIFTLSKKMLKKLLNLGFPSAMQMFFEVGIFTSAVWLSGILGKNPQAANQIALNLASMTFMVAMGFSVAAMIRVGNQKGLKNFRELRRVAISIFLLTSLLSLVFAIGFILFNGQLPKIFLDYDSTKDFADNFEVVTIAAQLLIIAAIFQFTDALQVVALGALRGMQDVKIPTVLTFIAYWIIGFPISYYLSMHTSLESMGIWIGLLAGLTASGVMLFIRFNYLSKKLIRLGS, from the coding sequence TTGGCTCTTTCAGACTACACCCGCGAATTTAAATACAACACCAAACTGGCAACCCCAGTAATTTTGGGAATGCTCGGGCACCAAGTAGTTGCATTGGTGGATAATATTATGGTGGGCCAATTGGGAAGTGCAGAGCTCGCCGCCGTTTCGCTTGGAAACAGTTTTATGTTCGTGGCAATGAGCATTGGTGTTGGCTTTTCTACAGCTATTACACCTTTGGTTGCAGAAGCCGATGGCGAAGGAAATCGCGCAAAAGGAAAATCATCTTTTAAACACGGTTTGTTTTTGTGTATTATTCTCGGCTTGGCGCTTTTTGGGATTGTAATGGCCGCCAAACCCTTAATGTACGTGATGAGCCAACCACCAGAAGTGGTTGATCTGGCAATGCCTTATCTCACTTTGGTTGCTGCCTCATTAGTGCCGCTAATTATTTTTCAGGGATTTAAGCAATTTAGCGATGGTCTATCTATGACGCGTTTCCCAATGTATGCAACTATTATTGCCAATTTGGTAAATGTGTTACTCAACTATATGTTCATCTTTGGAAAATTTGGCGCACCAGAAATGGGCGTTGTTGGTGCTGCGATTGGGACATTAGTTTCACGGGTTGTTATGGTTGGTTATTTATGGTATTTATTAAGCCGAAAAGAGAAGTCGCGTTTTTTTGTAACGAACATTAAAATATTCACTCTCAGCAAAAAAATGCTAAAAAAACTGTTGAACCTCGGTTTTCCTTCGGCTATGCAGATGTTTTTTGAAGTGGGAATTTTCACTTCCGCAGTTTGGCTTTCTGGAATTCTTGGGAAGAATCCGCAGGCGGCAAACCAAATTGCCTTAAACTTAGCGTCGATGACCTTTATGGTAGCAATGGGTTTTAGCGTGGCAGCAATGATTCGCGTTGGTAACCAAAAAGGCTTGAAGAACTTTCGAGAACTGCGTCGTGTCGCCATTTCTATCTTTTTATTGACCTCTCTATTATCGCTGGTTTTTGCCATTGGTTTTATTCTCTTCAATGGACAATTGCCTAAAATATTCCTCGATTATGACAGTACTAAGGATTTTGCAGATAACTTTGAAGTTGTCACAATCGCCGCCCAACTTTTAATTATCGCTGCTATTTTTCAATTTACTGATGCCCTTCAAGTGGTTGCTTTAGGCGCACTACGCGGAATGCAAGACGTTAAAATACCTACGGTACTTACATTTATAGCCTATTGGATTATTGGTTTCCCAATTTCGTATTATTTGAGTATGCATACCTCGCTGGAAAGTATGGGGATTTGGATAGGTCTTTTGGCAGGACTAACGGCAAGCGGCGTCATGTTATTCATCAGATTTAATTATCTTTCCAAGAAATTAATTAGGTTGGGCTCTTGA
- a CDS encoding outer membrane beta-barrel protein, with the protein MKFSYLSFLFLFCFAVGTAQVNYEAAYYINNTGERVSGFIKNKGWKNNPTSIEFKTTTDVEGEELMMNSVSEFGIKNKFKYVRAKVAIDRSSDDSNFLTITKTPKFEEEDLFLKVLMEGDANLYEYTDNNLQRFFYKTETVPLEQLIYKRFRASAAVIAKNDQYKQQLLNNLRCEDINLSMVNNLEYDQSKLVRIFKTYNKCRNAIIADYELTEAKGDFNFNIRPGIRSASFSFKNAIAKKKNATFDNEIGFTIGLELEYVMPFERNKWAVILEPTYQYYNPAPEITEDKQGVELKYSSVEFPFGLRYYMFLNDKSKFFVNASFVLDFVLDSKLVFEMGDDLDITSGSSIALGFGYKYNNKYSAEIRYQTERTLLQDYNAYTSKYSSFGLLLGYTLF; encoded by the coding sequence ATGAAATTTTCTTACTTAAGTTTTCTCTTCCTTTTTTGTTTTGCAGTGGGCACAGCACAAGTTAATTATGAAGCGGCGTATTACATCAACAATACTGGTGAAAGAGTCAGTGGATTTATAAAAAATAAAGGCTGGAAAAACAATCCTACCAGTATAGAATTCAAAACAACGACCGATGTTGAAGGGGAAGAACTAATGATGAATTCCGTTTCTGAGTTTGGAATTAAAAATAAGTTCAAATATGTTCGCGCCAAAGTAGCGATTGATAGATCTTCAGACGACAGCAATTTTCTTACCATAACCAAAACCCCAAAATTTGAGGAGGAAGATCTATTTTTAAAAGTCCTTATGGAAGGTGATGCCAACCTGTATGAATATACAGATAACAATCTTCAAAGATTTTTTTACAAAACGGAAACCGTTCCTCTTGAACAACTTATTTATAAGCGTTTTAGAGCATCTGCGGCTGTTATAGCAAAGAACGACCAGTACAAACAACAGTTATTAAATAATCTGAGATGTGAAGATATAAACCTTAGTATGGTTAATAATCTTGAATATGACCAATCTAAATTGGTTCGTATTTTTAAAACCTATAACAAATGCAGAAACGCCATTATAGCAGATTATGAATTAACCGAGGCCAAAGGAGATTTCAATTTTAACATACGTCCCGGTATTCGTAGCGCTTCCTTTTCTTTTAAAAATGCAATTGCCAAGAAAAAAAACGCAACATTTGATAATGAAATTGGTTTCACAATTGGTTTGGAATTAGAATATGTTATGCCTTTTGAGCGCAACAAATGGGCTGTTATTTTAGAACCCACCTATCAATATTATAATCCCGCCCCAGAGATTACTGAAGATAAACAGGGAGTGGAATTAAAGTATTCATCAGTCGAATTCCCCTTCGGTTTAAGATATTATATGTTTCTAAATGACAAATCGAAATTTTTCGTAAACGCCTCCTTCGTTTTGGATTTTGTTTTAGACTCAAAACTAGTTTTTGAAATGGGTGATGATCTAGATATAACATCTGGCAGCAGCATAGCACTGGGTTTTGGCTATAAATACAACAATAAGTACAGCGCAGAAATACGTTACCAAACTGAAAGAACACTTTTGCAGGATTATAACGCCTATACGTCTAAATATAGCTCGTTCGGTTTATTGCTTGGCTATACGTTATTTTAA
- a CDS encoding DUF6503 family protein: MRLLPIIGFLFVLLSCEEEKKQLTAQQIVDKTIETAGGGRYDAATIKFTFRDTKFSSHRHKGNFELTRTITDSLGETRDILTNLGFERFANETRLVLPDSMASKYSNSLNSVHYFVQLPYGLNEAAVKKELVGEAEINGKKYYEIEVTFAQEGGGLDHEDIYMYWIEQESFTVDYFAYKFYTGKGGIRFRKAYNPRNINGIRFVDYQNYKVEPWESVDLQTVDELYEAGKLELLSEIKTEDVSVTFVN; this comes from the coding sequence ATGCGCCTACTTCCTATAATTGGTTTTCTATTCGTCCTTCTTTCTTGTGAAGAAGAAAAAAAACAGCTCACCGCCCAGCAAATTGTTGATAAAACTATCGAAACCGCTGGTGGTGGAAGGTATGATGCTGCAACTATAAAATTCACTTTTCGTGATACTAAATTCAGCAGCCACAGACACAAAGGAAATTTTGAACTAACTCGCACCATTACCGATTCATTAGGTGAAACGCGAGATATACTCACGAATCTTGGTTTTGAACGTTTTGCAAACGAAACAAGACTTGTTCTACCAGATTCCATGGCCAGTAAATATTCCAATTCATTGAACTCTGTGCATTATTTTGTGCAGTTGCCTTATGGTTTAAATGAAGCTGCGGTTAAAAAAGAATTGGTTGGCGAAGCGGAGATTAATGGTAAAAAATACTACGAAATAGAAGTAACCTTCGCCCAAGAAGGCGGCGGATTGGATCACGAAGATATTTATATGTATTGGATAGAACAGGAAAGTTTTACTGTAGATTACTTCGCCTATAAATTTTATACCGGCAAAGGCGGAATTCGTTTTCGAAAAGCTTATAATCCCAGAAACATTAATGGTATTCGCTTTGTAGATTACCAAAATTACAAAGTTGAACCTTGGGAATCTGTAGATCTACAAACTGTTGACGAGTTATATGAAGCCGGAAAACTTGAGTTGCTTTCAGAGATTAAAACGGAGGATGTTTCGGTTACTTTTGTTAATTGA